The proteins below are encoded in one region of Micromonospora pisi:
- a CDS encoding glycogen debranching N-terminal domain-containing protein, with amino-acid sequence MTDNMVSILDGNTFLVSDARGDIDPSPSFPTGLFSFDTRFLSRWELSIDGERLNALSIDDLQYYETRFFLVPGEPTHYVDAKVSVVRQRTIGGSFDEQLTVLNHQGQPVELTIRMEIGCDFADLFEIKDVKEKAGSAQAFIEDGRLRLSYRRDTFRRETIISSTVPADVDEKGLTFRVRIEAHAEWTTNLHVQTMVEGAGGRDLRLGLISHGSRVKMEMQKDLAAWVARAPKLACDCQPLGDTYDRSLADLAALRYSPLSFEAKVPTAGLPWFMTLFGRDSIFTCLQSLPFTPELAGPTLQILAMKQGTKLDDFRDEDPGKILHELRYGESAAFADQPHSPYYGAADSTPLFVILLDEYERWTGDVELVRRLEPEARAALRWIDTYGDIMGNGYIWYESRNKLNGLENQCWKDSPDAISYRDGRLPDFPRATCELQGYAYDAKMRGARLARRVWHDPVYADRLEQEAEDLKQRFNRDFWVEDGGYYALALDADGGQVDALSSNIGHLLWSGIVEEDRASQIAAHLLGPRLFSGWGVRTLAEGEGRYNPVGYHVGTVWPFDNSFIAWGLRRYGFNEEAGRIAESIIDASQYFRGRLPEAFAGYDRALTKYPVQYPTACSPQAWSTGTPMLLLRTMLGLEPHDEHLVVDPALPRGMGRVELLDVPGRWGKIDAFGRGRVDTQHEQQMVDEESERSTEPVLQALPDRTT; translated from the coding sequence GTGACCGACAACATGGTGAGCATCCTCGACGGCAACACGTTCCTGGTCAGCGACGCCCGTGGTGACATCGACCCGTCACCGAGCTTCCCCACCGGGCTCTTCTCCTTCGACACCCGGTTTCTCTCCCGGTGGGAGCTGAGCATCGACGGTGAGCGGCTCAACGCGCTCTCGATCGACGACCTCCAGTACTACGAGACCCGGTTCTTCCTGGTACCCGGTGAGCCGACCCACTACGTCGACGCGAAGGTGTCGGTGGTGCGGCAGCGGACCATCGGGGGCAGCTTCGACGAGCAGCTCACCGTCCTCAACCACCAGGGCCAACCGGTGGAGTTGACGATCCGGATGGAGATCGGGTGCGACTTTGCCGACCTGTTCGAGATCAAGGACGTCAAGGAGAAGGCCGGCTCCGCCCAAGCGTTCATCGAGGACGGGCGGTTGCGTCTGAGCTACCGCCGGGACACCTTCCGGCGGGAGACCATCATCTCCTCCACCGTGCCGGCCGATGTCGACGAGAAGGGGCTGACCTTCCGGGTCCGGATCGAGGCGCACGCGGAGTGGACCACCAACCTGCACGTACAGACCATGGTGGAGGGGGCCGGTGGGCGGGACCTGCGGCTGGGCCTGATCAGCCACGGTAGCCGGGTCAAGATGGAGATGCAGAAGGATCTCGCCGCCTGGGTCGCGCGGGCGCCGAAGCTGGCCTGCGACTGTCAGCCGCTCGGCGACACGTACGACCGCAGCCTCGCCGACCTGGCCGCGCTCCGCTACAGCCCGCTCTCGTTCGAGGCGAAGGTGCCCACCGCCGGCCTGCCCTGGTTCATGACGCTCTTCGGCCGGGACAGCATTTTCACCTGCCTGCAGTCGTTGCCGTTCACACCCGAACTCGCCGGGCCGACGTTGCAGATCCTCGCCATGAAACAGGGCACCAAACTCGACGACTTCCGGGACGAGGATCCGGGCAAGATCCTGCACGAGTTGCGGTACGGGGAGTCAGCGGCCTTCGCGGACCAGCCGCACTCGCCGTACTACGGCGCGGCCGACTCGACCCCGTTGTTCGTGATCCTGCTGGACGAGTACGAGCGCTGGACCGGCGACGTGGAACTGGTACGCCGGCTGGAGCCCGAGGCGCGGGCGGCGCTGCGGTGGATCGACACGTACGGCGACATCATGGGCAACGGCTACATCTGGTACGAAAGTCGTAACAAGCTCAACGGGCTGGAGAACCAGTGCTGGAAGGACTCCCCCGACGCGATCTCGTACCGGGACGGGCGGTTGCCGGACTTTCCCCGAGCCACCTGCGAGCTGCAGGGCTACGCGTACGACGCGAAGATGCGCGGGGCGCGGCTGGCCCGGCGGGTCTGGCACGACCCCGTCTACGCCGACCGGCTGGAGCAGGAGGCGGAGGACCTGAAGCAACGGTTCAACCGGGACTTCTGGGTCGAGGACGGCGGATATTACGCGCTGGCCCTCGACGCCGACGGCGGTCAGGTCGACGCGCTCTCGTCGAACATTGGCCACCTGCTCTGGAGCGGCATCGTCGAGGAGGACCGGGCCAGCCAGATCGCCGCGCACCTGCTCGGGCCCCGGCTCTTCTCCGGCTGGGGAGTGCGGACCCTGGCCGAGGGGGAGGGCCGCTACAACCCGGTCGGTTACCACGTCGGCACGGTCTGGCCGTTCGACAACTCCTTCATCGCCTGGGGGCTGCGGCGGTACGGCTTCAACGAGGAGGCCGGCCGGATCGCCGAGTCGATCATCGACGCTTCGCAGTACTTCCGGGGTCGGCTGCCGGAGGCGTTCGCCGGTTACGACCGGGCGTTGACGAAGTACCCGGTGCAGTACCCGACCGCGTGCAGTCCGCAGGCCTGGTCGACCGGTACGCCGATGCTGCTGCTCCGTACGATGCTGGGCCTCGAACCGCACGACGAGCACCTGGTGGTCGACCCGGCCCTGCCACGAGGGATGGGCCGGGTCGAACTGCTCGACGTACCGGGTCGGTGGGGCAAGATCGACGCCTTTGGTCGGGGCCGGGTCGACACGCAGCACGAGCAGCAGATGGTCGACGAGGAGAGCGAACGCTCGACTGAACCCGTGCTGCAGGCGTTGCCGGACCGCACGACCTGA
- a CDS encoding M16 family metallopeptidase — MTLIADRPATGEPRPYQFPTVVRRTVAGGEVVAAHLPGHNLAAATLLLDAGAGREPLGREGLGGVLAKALEEGTTRRDSTAYALALEGLGTELSIGTDWDAFQVGVQVPVRRLLAAVELMAEAVRTPRFDPADINRVRDDEVTALRMYWANPGPRADAAFRADLFGSDRRQGRPLDGDPDSVAGIGVEDVTAFHAEWFTRPGTLLVAGDLDQIDLDALGAAAFGAAAGAPAPVDPPIEVQLRDQRRIIVVDRPGSVQSTLRIGHPGPHRAHPDYVTMTLAGTVLGGAFTSRLNHLLREVRGYTYGIRADFGLSRRFGRFVVAGNVQTAVTAPALVDAIGEISRTQVEGVTEVELAVARSWRAGQLSVELQSPRAIVGALSTLVVYGLPDDYHATLRTRLLAATEAEVSAAAATHLRPEGLTLVVEGDAALIRDEIVATGLGDVVDAKQ, encoded by the coding sequence ATGACGCTGATTGCTGACCGTCCGGCCACGGGCGAGCCCCGGCCGTACCAGTTTCCGACCGTGGTCCGGCGGACCGTCGCCGGCGGCGAGGTGGTCGCCGCCCACCTGCCCGGCCACAACCTCGCCGCCGCGACGTTGCTGCTCGACGCGGGCGCCGGACGGGAGCCGCTGGGCCGCGAGGGGCTCGGCGGTGTGCTGGCGAAGGCGTTGGAGGAGGGGACCACGCGGCGGGACTCGACCGCCTACGCGCTGGCCCTGGAGGGGCTCGGCACCGAACTGAGCATCGGCACCGACTGGGACGCGTTCCAGGTCGGGGTCCAGGTGCCGGTCCGCCGGCTGCTGGCCGCGGTGGAGCTGATGGCCGAGGCCGTCCGCACGCCCAGGTTCGACCCGGCGGACATCAACCGGGTACGCGACGACGAGGTCACCGCACTGCGGATGTACTGGGCCAACCCGGGGCCCCGGGCCGACGCCGCGTTCCGCGCCGACCTGTTCGGCTCCGACCGGCGGCAGGGCCGGCCGTTGGACGGCGATCCGGATTCGGTTGCCGGGATCGGGGTGGAGGACGTCACGGCGTTCCACGCCGAATGGTTCACCCGGCCCGGCACCCTGCTCGTCGCCGGTGACCTGGACCAGATCGACCTCGACGCGCTCGGCGCGGCGGCGTTCGGCGCAGCCGCCGGGGCACCGGCACCGGTCGACCCGCCGATCGAGGTCCAGCTCCGCGACCAGCGGCGGATCATCGTGGTGGACCGGCCTGGTTCGGTGCAGTCGACGCTGCGGATCGGGCACCCCGGGCCGCACCGCGCCCACCCGGACTACGTCACCATGACGCTGGCCGGCACGGTGCTCGGCGGTGCCTTCACCTCCCGCCTCAACCACCTGCTCCGCGAGGTGCGGGGTTACACGTACGGCATCCGGGCCGACTTCGGCCTCTCCCGCCGGTTCGGCCGGTTCGTCGTCGCCGGGAACGTGCAGACGGCGGTGACCGCGCCCGCGCTGGTCGACGCGATCGGCGAGATCAGCCGTACCCAGGTGGAGGGGGTGACCGAGGTGGAGCTGGCGGTCGCGCGGTCCTGGCGGGCCGGCCAGCTCTCGGTGGAGTTGCAGTCGCCGCGCGCGATCGTCGGTGCGCTCAGCACCCTGGTGGTGTACGGCCTCCCCGACGACTACCACGCCACGTTGCGTACCCGACTGTTGGCCGCGACCGAGGCGGAGGTCTCCGCGGCGGCCGCGACGCACCTGCGCCCGGAGGGCCTGACCCTGGTGGTGGAGGGCGACGCGGCGCTGATCCGGGACGAGATCGTCGCCACCGGTCTCGGTGACGTGGTCGACGCGAAGCAGTGA
- a CDS encoding CGNR zinc finger domain-containing protein yields MERTTAEGYPPSVCDSSELILGFVNTRPSGNGRVESLSDRDGLVRWLTGAGLAADDPGVSYADAVAAQELRGALETILRAHAGCVDDVTSVPAAEAYLRRVAERYPLTPRLSADGCTFVPAQTGVPGAFGALFAAAADLAARGAWSRLKVCKNPSCLAGFFDKTRNSSGLYCGAACGSQMSMRAYRSRLRTG; encoded by the coding sequence ATGGAGCGGACAACGGCCGAGGGCTACCCGCCCAGCGTCTGTGACAGCTCCGAGCTGATCCTCGGCTTCGTGAACACCCGCCCCTCCGGGAACGGTCGGGTCGAGTCCCTCTCCGACCGGGACGGATTGGTGCGGTGGCTGACCGGGGCCGGTCTCGCCGCCGACGACCCGGGCGTCAGCTACGCCGACGCGGTGGCGGCGCAGGAGCTACGCGGAGCCTTGGAGACCATCCTCCGCGCGCACGCCGGCTGCGTCGACGACGTCACCTCTGTGCCGGCCGCCGAGGCATACCTGCGGCGGGTGGCGGAGCGTTATCCGCTCACCCCGAGACTCAGCGCCGACGGCTGCACCTTCGTCCCGGCGCAGACGGGCGTACCGGGTGCGTTCGGTGCGCTCTTCGCCGCGGCAGCCGACCTCGCGGCCCGGGGAGCGTGGTCACGACTGAAGGTGTGCAAGAACCCGTCCTGCCTTGCCGGTTTCTTCGACAAGACCAGGAACTCGTCCGGCCTCTACTGCGGTGCCGCGTGTGGATCCCAGATGTCGATGCGGGCCTATCGCAGCCGGCTCAGAACAGGCTGA
- a CDS encoding aspartate-semialdehyde dehydrogenase yields MRIGIVGATGQVGGVMRKVLAEREFPAEQVRLFASARSAGRTLAWRDTEVTVEDAETADYRGLDVVLFSAGKGASRVLAPKVAEAGAVVIDNSSAWRMDPDVPLVVAEVNPEAAAVRPKGIIANPNCTTMAAMPILRPLHEEAGLVSLVVATYQAVSGAGLSGVAELDEQVRKVAEHATALTFDGAAVDYPAPRQFSQPIAFNVLPLAGSIVDDGSAETDEEQKLRNESRKILGIPGLLVSGTCVRVPVFTGHSMQINARFARPISPQRATQLLADAPGVALEEVPTPLRAAGQDPTYVGRIRADETVEHGLALFCSNDNLRKGAALNAVQIAELLARTGSVA; encoded by the coding sequence ATGAGGATTGGCATTGTGGGCGCCACCGGCCAGGTCGGTGGGGTCATGCGGAAGGTGCTGGCGGAGCGGGAGTTTCCCGCGGAGCAGGTGCGGCTCTTCGCCTCGGCGCGGTCGGCCGGGCGCACGCTGGCCTGGCGCGACACCGAGGTGACCGTGGAGGACGCGGAGACCGCGGACTACCGGGGACTGGACGTCGTGCTCTTCTCCGCCGGTAAGGGGGCGTCGCGCGTACTCGCGCCGAAGGTCGCCGAGGCCGGCGCGGTGGTGATCGACAACTCCTCGGCCTGGCGGATGGACCCGGACGTGCCACTGGTGGTCGCCGAGGTCAACCCGGAGGCCGCCGCCGTACGCCCCAAGGGCATCATCGCCAACCCGAACTGCACCACCATGGCCGCGATGCCGATCCTGCGCCCGCTGCACGAGGAAGCCGGGCTGGTGAGCCTGGTCGTCGCCACCTACCAGGCCGTCTCCGGTGCCGGCCTGTCCGGTGTCGCGGAACTGGACGAACAGGTACGCAAGGTCGCCGAGCACGCCACCGCCCTGACCTTCGACGGAGCCGCCGTGGACTACCCGGCGCCGCGCCAGTTCAGCCAGCCGATCGCGTTCAACGTGCTCCCGCTCGCCGGCTCGATCGTCGACGACGGGTCGGCCGAGACCGACGAGGAGCAGAAGCTGCGCAACGAGAGCCGGAAGATCCTCGGCATCCCCGGCCTGCTGGTCTCCGGCACCTGCGTCCGGGTGCCCGTCTTCACCGGTCACTCGATGCAGATCAACGCCCGGTTCGCCCGCCCGATCAGTCCGCAGCGCGCGACGCAACTGCTCGCCGACGCCCCCGGTGTGGCGCTGGAGGAGGTGCCGACCCCGCTGCGGGCGGCCGGTCAGGACCCGACCTACGTGGGCCGGATCCGGGCCGACGAGACCGTCGAGCACGGCCTGGCCCTGTTCTGCTCGAACGACAACCTGCGCAAGGGTGCCGCGCTCAACGCGGTGCAGATCGCCGAGCTGCTCGCGAGGACTGGCTCGGTGGCCTGA
- a CDS encoding PPOX class F420-dependent oxidoreductase encodes MANDQFDPALLDLLASRPYGVLATIKRDGRPQLSNVVYHLDREQNLLRVSIAEGRAKTANLRRDPRASLSASSADGWAYAVAEGSAELSPTATEPYDATVEELVGVYRALRGEHPDWDDYRRAMVAERRIVLRLTVRRLYGLPPQS; translated from the coding sequence ATGGCGAACGACCAGTTCGACCCGGCACTGCTCGACCTGTTGGCCAGCCGGCCGTACGGGGTGCTGGCGACCATCAAGCGGGACGGCCGCCCACAGCTGTCCAATGTGGTCTATCACCTGGACCGGGAGCAGAACCTGCTCAGGGTCTCCATCGCCGAGGGGCGGGCCAAGACCGCCAACCTCCGCCGGGACCCGAGGGCCAGTCTGAGCGCCAGCTCGGCTGACGGCTGGGCGTACGCGGTGGCGGAGGGGAGCGCGGAGCTCTCCCCGACGGCGACCGAGCCGTACGACGCCACGGTGGAGGAGTTGGTCGGGGTCTACCGCGCGCTGCGGGGGGAGCACCCGGACTGGGACGACTACCGGCGGGCGATGGTGGCCGAACGGCGGATCGTCCTGCGACTCACCGTCCGACGCCTCTACGGCCTCCCGCCCCAATCCTGA
- a CDS encoding SCP2 sterol-binding domain-containing protein produces MADPTADFFDGLGHRGPDPMLTKVRGTVRFDLGHRDGTDHWVLVMSEGNVSASRGERPADCVISTDLRFFDRVTTGEANPIAALLRNEITVEGNLLLFHYFQRLLPGPPGARDPREMVRERRHK; encoded by the coding sequence ATGGCAGATCCGACCGCCGACTTCTTCGACGGGCTCGGCCATCGTGGCCCCGACCCGATGCTTACGAAGGTCAGGGGCACGGTCCGGTTCGACCTGGGGCACCGGGACGGAACCGACCACTGGGTGCTGGTGATGAGTGAGGGGAACGTCAGTGCCAGCCGGGGGGAGCGGCCGGCGGACTGCGTGATCAGCACCGACCTGCGGTTCTTCGACCGGGTGACCACGGGGGAGGCGAACCCGATCGCGGCGCTGCTGCGCAACGAGATAACGGTCGAGGGCAACCTCCTGTTGTTCCACTACTTCCAACGGCTCCTGCCCGGCCCGCCGGGCGCGCGCGATCCACGTGAGATGGTGCGGGAGAGGCGGCACAAGTGA
- a CDS encoding type 1 glutamine amidotransferase domain-containing protein — MSSILIVLTGARNWTQRDGSQHPTGFWAEEFVVPHRLLVGAGVDVTIATPGGLTPVADQGSLSAAALGNDEGKAAELRAYLEQVAELLESPARLEDIDPTEFDGVLIPGGHGPMQDLAVNPDVARVLATLLPDPTKVVASLCHGPASFFSAGAPDGAWLFKGRRMTAFTDEEERQAGLADNATWLLEERLRDAGAQFESGPAWGSYVVVDGNLVTGQNPASSEAGTEALLKELAARA; from the coding sequence ATGTCATCGATCCTCATCGTGCTGACCGGAGCACGGAACTGGACTCAGCGGGACGGGAGCCAGCACCCGACGGGGTTCTGGGCCGAAGAGTTCGTGGTGCCGCACCGGCTCCTCGTCGGGGCCGGGGTCGACGTCACCATCGCCACCCCGGGTGGCCTGACCCCCGTCGCCGACCAGGGCAGCCTGTCGGCGGCGGCGCTCGGCAACGACGAGGGCAAGGCCGCCGAACTCCGCGCCTACCTGGAACAGGTCGCGGAACTGCTGGAGTCGCCCGCCCGGTTGGAGGACATCGACCCGACCGAGTTCGACGGCGTACTCATCCCCGGTGGTCACGGCCCCATGCAGGACCTGGCCGTGAACCCCGATGTCGCTCGGGTGCTGGCCACCCTGTTGCCCGACCCCACCAAGGTGGTGGCGTCACTCTGCCACGGTCCGGCCAGCTTCTTCTCCGCCGGCGCCCCCGACGGCGCCTGGCTGTTCAAGGGCCGCCGGATGACCGCCTTCACCGACGAGGAGGAGCGCCAGGCCGGCCTCGCCGACAACGCGACCTGGCTGCTGGAAGAGCGACTCCGCGACGCGGGCGCCCAGTTCGAGTCCGGACCCGCCTGGGGGTCGTACGTGGTGGTCGACGGCAACCTGGTGACCGGGCAGAACCCCGCCTCCAGCGAGGCTGGAACCGAGGCGCTGCTGAAGGAACTGGCCGCTCGCGCCTGA
- a CDS encoding CBS domain-containing protein, producing the protein MTTVGEFMTTRLVTMDGTDTLTAAAQEMRDSAIGDVIVTNGDAVIGIVTDRDITVRGVADGLDVNTATLSQILTQDVVTVTQYDDAVAAADLMRTYGVRRLPVIEEGRLIGLVSIGDLAVEREPQSVLADISADDPNN; encoded by the coding sequence ATGACGACCGTCGGAGAGTTCATGACGACCCGGTTGGTGACCATGGACGGCACCGACACGCTCACGGCCGCGGCCCAGGAGATGCGGGACAGCGCCATTGGCGACGTCATCGTCACCAACGGGGACGCGGTGATCGGCATCGTGACGGATCGCGACATCACGGTACGTGGGGTGGCGGACGGGCTGGACGTGAACACCGCGACACTCAGCCAGATTCTCACCCAGGACGTCGTCACCGTCACCCAGTACGACGACGCGGTGGCAGCGGCCGATCTGATGCGGACGTACGGCGTACGGCGACTCCCGGTGATCGAAGAGGGCCGGCTGATCGGGCTCGTCTCGATCGGTGACCTGGCGGTCGAACGTGAACCGCAGTCGGTGCTCGCCGACATCAGCGCCGACGACCCGAACAACTGA
- a CDS encoding M16 family metallopeptidase — MPETGYPWPIETTRLDNGLRVVVSEDRSAPVVAVNLWYDVGSRHEPDGQTGFAHLFEHLMFEGSVNVAKTEHMKLIQGSGGSLNATTNPDRTNYFNTVPAEHLELVLWLEADRMGGLVPALTQETLDNQREVVKNERRQRYENVPYGDAWLRLLPLLYPPGHPYHHSTIGSMADLNAADLATFKDFHVTYYAPNNAVLTVVGDASSGEVFALAEKYFGRLAPRPDIPAAPDGLVVPATGVPAQETVHAEVPAPRVYLAHRTYPFGTPEYDAVTVLGTLLGSGRGSRLYQRLADGARLAQPDNVGAYGVDLAHAPAPLIITATARDGVSAEELTAGLTEVVDELADGGVTGAELDRARALLTTAWWRSLATVDGRADTLGRYATQFGDPARAADRLPGWLSVGADQLAEVAAEVLRPADRVTLTYLPEESA, encoded by the coding sequence ATGCCCGAGACCGGTTACCCCTGGCCGATCGAGACCACGCGGTTGGACAACGGCCTCCGCGTGGTCGTCAGCGAGGATCGCAGCGCACCCGTGGTGGCGGTCAACCTCTGGTACGACGTCGGATCACGGCACGAACCCGACGGCCAGACCGGCTTCGCCCACCTCTTCGAGCACCTCATGTTCGAGGGCTCCGTCAACGTGGCCAAGACCGAACACATGAAGCTCATCCAGGGTTCGGGCGGGTCGCTCAACGCGACCACGAACCCGGACCGGACCAACTACTTCAACACCGTGCCGGCCGAGCACCTGGAACTCGTGCTCTGGCTGGAGGCCGACCGGATGGGTGGCCTGGTGCCGGCGCTCACCCAGGAGACCCTGGACAACCAGCGTGAGGTGGTGAAGAACGAGCGGCGCCAGCGGTACGAGAACGTCCCGTACGGGGACGCGTGGCTGCGCCTGCTGCCGTTGCTCTACCCGCCGGGGCACCCGTACCACCACTCGACGATCGGCTCGATGGCCGACCTGAACGCGGCCGACCTGGCAACCTTCAAGGACTTCCACGTCACCTACTACGCGCCGAACAACGCGGTGCTCACGGTGGTCGGCGACGCCTCGTCCGGTGAGGTCTTCGCGTTGGCCGAGAAGTACTTCGGGCGGCTCGCCCCGCGCCCCGACATCCCGGCCGCGCCGGACGGACTGGTGGTGCCGGCGACCGGTGTACCGGCCCAGGAGACGGTCCACGCCGAGGTGCCGGCGCCGAGGGTCTACCTGGCGCACCGGACGTACCCGTTCGGCACCCCCGAGTACGACGCGGTGACCGTACTCGGCACGCTGCTCGGCAGTGGCCGGGGCAGCCGGCTCTACCAGCGGCTCGCCGACGGTGCCCGGTTGGCCCAGCCGGACAACGTCGGCGCGTACGGGGTGGACCTGGCGCACGCTCCCGCGCCGTTGATCATCACCGCGACCGCGCGGGACGGGGTGAGCGCCGAGGAGCTGACCGCCGGGCTGACCGAGGTCGTGGACGAGTTGGCCGACGGCGGCGTGACCGGGGCGGAACTGGACCGCGCCCGTGCCCTGCTGACCACCGCCTGGTGGCGGTCACTGGCCACCGTCGACGGCCGGGCCGACACCCTGGGCCGGTACGCGACCCAGTTCGGTGACCCGGCCCGGGCGGCGGACCGCCTGCCGGGCTGGCTCTCGGTCGGTGCCGACCAGCTCGCCGAGGTGGCCGCCGAGGTGCTGCGCCCGGCGGACCGGGTGACCCTGACCTACCTGCCGGAGGAGAGCGCATGA
- a CDS encoding MFS transporter permease: MRRVGDWLTTPVPLGRAAAFRTLAYLLVAADIVFFTGWIRGRTAVSGELYAPLLVGRVLPLPTPNAVLVTVLFWVLLAATLAAATGRAPRLLGWTVLALYFEWLIIAFSYGKVDHDRFGILVALAVLPTIGRARHGDLTPSAKAGWALRVTQLAVIATYFLAAWAKLRYGGLDWLTGATLARAVIRRGTFASEWLLDVPGLLVAAQFGIMAFELTSPLIFVLRGRARNAMIAFFYLFHAVTWSAITISFMPHQVAMTSFLPLERVRPVLWARRLLPARLPAAPAARFPAPPEAPVSPAGPVTPATLVDSAGPVTETDSRSGRSPG; this comes from the coding sequence ATGAGGCGGGTCGGGGACTGGCTCACCACACCGGTGCCGCTGGGGCGGGCGGCGGCCTTCCGTACGTTGGCGTACCTGCTGGTCGCCGCGGACATCGTCTTCTTCACCGGCTGGATACGTGGCCGGACCGCGGTCTCCGGCGAGCTGTACGCGCCGCTGCTGGTCGGTCGGGTGCTGCCGCTGCCGACCCCGAACGCCGTCCTGGTGACCGTGCTCTTCTGGGTGTTGCTGGCGGCCACGCTCGCCGCCGCCACCGGACGGGCGCCACGGTTGCTCGGCTGGACCGTGCTGGCCCTCTACTTCGAGTGGCTGATCATCGCGTTCAGCTACGGCAAGGTCGACCACGACCGGTTCGGCATCCTGGTCGCCCTGGCCGTGCTGCCGACGATCGGTCGGGCCCGGCACGGCGATCTCACCCCCAGCGCCAAGGCCGGCTGGGCGTTGCGGGTGACCCAGCTCGCGGTCATCGCCACCTACTTCCTGGCCGCGTGGGCGAAGCTGCGCTACGGCGGCCTGGACTGGCTGACCGGGGCCACCCTCGCCCGAGCGGTGATCCGGCGCGGCACCTTCGCCAGCGAGTGGCTGCTGGACGTACCCGGGCTGCTCGTCGCCGCCCAGTTCGGGATCATGGCGTTCGAGCTGACCAGCCCGCTGATCTTCGTGCTGCGTGGTCGGGCCCGAAACGCCATGATCGCTTTCTTCTACCTCTTCCACGCGGTGACCTGGTCGGCGATCACCATCTCCTTCATGCCGCACCAGGTGGCGATGACCAGCTTCCTGCCGTTGGAGCGGGTACGTCCGGTGCTCTGGGCCCGGCGGCTGCTCCCGGCCCGGCTGCCCGCCGCCCCAGCGGCCCGTTTCCCGGCCCCGCCCGAGGCACCGGTCTCGCCGGCCGGCCCGGTGACGCCGGCCACGCTGGTCGACTCCGCTGGCCCGGTGACGGAAACCGACTCCCGGTCCGGGCGATCACCTGGGTAG
- a CDS encoding Gfo/Idh/MocA family oxidoreductase — protein sequence MSTEKSSDLRVGILGYGIGGHRFHAPLVAATPGLSVAAIVTGDPERARQAQAGYPQARVVPTADDLFAAADSLDLVVVSTPNRTHVPLALRAIELGLPVVVDKPFAPTAADAQRVVDAATSAGVGLTVFQNRRLDSDFLTVRKVLAAGSLGQVYRFESRYDRWVPTPKENWREFGDPAEAGGLLYDLGAHIVDQALQLFGPVAEVYAELDRRRPGVVVDDDTFVALRHVNGVRSHLWASALAGTRNPRFRVLGDRATFTKYGLDVQEPQVLAGKRPGDPGWGVEPAENAGVLGVNDEVETVPTEIGQYERFYAEVREALLGRGEFPVDPAGAVEGLRVIEAALVSATERRVVTLDH from the coding sequence ATGAGTACGGAGAAAAGCTCTGACCTGCGGGTCGGCATCCTTGGATACGGCATCGGCGGACACCGCTTCCACGCGCCGCTGGTAGCGGCGACGCCGGGCCTGTCGGTGGCGGCGATCGTCACCGGCGACCCGGAGCGGGCGCGGCAGGCACAGGCCGGCTACCCGCAGGCGCGGGTGGTCCCCACCGCCGACGACCTGTTCGCGGCCGCGGACTCGCTCGATCTCGTGGTGGTCAGCACGCCGAACCGCACCCACGTGCCGTTGGCCCTGCGCGCCATCGAGTTGGGCCTGCCCGTGGTGGTGGACAAGCCGTTCGCACCGACGGCGGCCGACGCGCAACGGGTGGTCGACGCGGCGACCAGCGCCGGTGTCGGCCTGACGGTGTTCCAGAACCGTCGGCTCGATTCGGACTTCCTGACCGTACGCAAGGTGCTCGCCGCCGGCAGCCTCGGCCAGGTCTACCGCTTCGAGTCGCGCTACGACCGCTGGGTGCCGACGCCCAAGGAGAACTGGCGCGAGTTCGGCGACCCGGCGGAGGCGGGCGGGCTCCTCTACGACCTCGGCGCGCACATCGTCGACCAGGCGCTGCAACTGTTCGGCCCGGTGGCCGAGGTCTACGCCGAGCTGGACCGCCGCCGCCCCGGGGTGGTCGTCGACGACGACACCTTCGTCGCGTTGCGGCATGTCAACGGGGTCCGTTCGCACCTCTGGGCGTCGGCGCTGGCCGGCACCCGTAACCCGAGGTTCCGGGTGCTCGGCGACCGGGCCACCTTCACCAAGTACGGGTTGGACGTACAGGAGCCGCAGGTGCTGGCGGGTAAGCGGCCGGGTGACCCGGGGTGGGGCGTGGAGCCGGCCGAGAACGCCGGGGTGCTCGGGGTGAACGACGAGGTCGAGACCGTACCGACTGAGATCGGCCAGTATGAGCGCTTCTACGCCGAGGTGCGGGAGGCGCTGCTCGGCCGGGGTGAGTTCCCGGTCGATCCGGCCGGCGCGGTCGAGGGCCTGCGGGTGATCGAGGCGGCGCTCGTCTCGGCCACCGAGCGACGGGTGGTCACCCTCGACCACTGA